A genomic window from Salvia splendens isolate huo1 chromosome 11, SspV2, whole genome shotgun sequence includes:
- the LOC121754663 gene encoding 60S ribosomal protein L38-like, translating to MSLDQCQGRVYLSSDSISNSDLTSNGLAEIHSVEFLNKLKCSVFLSVKVYGLSFNEDSTMPKQIHEIKDFLLTARRPDARSVRIKRSKEVVKFEVRCSKYLYTLCVFDLEKAEKLKQSLPPGLSVQDL from the exons ATGTCGTTGGATCAGTGTCAGGGTCGAGTTTATTTGAGTTCTGATAGTATCTCAAACTCAGATTTGACATCAAATGGCTTAGCTGAGATACATTCTGTTGAATTTTTGAATAAGTTGAAGTGTTCAG TGTTTCTCTCAGTAAAAGTGTATGGTTTGAGCTTCAATGAGGATAGCACTATG CCGAAGCAGATTCATGAGATAAAGGATTTTCTTCTGACAGCTAGAAGGCCGGATGCACGTTCCGTGAGGATCAAGAGGAGTAAAGAAGTGGTTAAGTTCGAGGTTAGGTGCTCAAAGTACCTATACACCCTTTGCGTGTTTGATCTCGAGAAGGCTGAGAAATTGAAGCAGTCCCTTCCACCCG GTTTGAGTGTGCAAGACCTGTGA
- the LOC121754047 gene encoding uncharacterized protein LOC121754047, whose translation MATLIPGVLLKLLQHVNTDVKVAGEHRSSLLQVVSIVPALAAGELFPNQGFYLKVSDSSHAAYVSLPDEHDDLILSDKIQLGQFVHVERLEAASPVPILRGVRPVPGRHPCVGTPEDIAATHSLGFLNNDGNPSPPSRSTDKSRSEHNFLGNVGKLNPSPLSAGLKEDKRARGLARSKSQLSKLSLSVDMKRERVGGKLKSSVSRSIPSSPTSCYSLPTSFEKFSSGVRNHAKIKGLERLEKESGVLGSKEKPSPLRGAYSSGKKVSSGNLMKNIVQGLELGPKVLRKSWEGNMDAKSRESPRLKVYRQEIRPDVRSNSAPRKSVSERSPSKEDSKPSKSTKDESNVNASVKKASVNGDVPGAVKASARISMGKNLSLEVAKNGLPGNLVKVSVSNRRLTDANVSWASLPSSLAKLGKEVLKHRDSAQTAAVEAMQEASIAETLLQCLSTYSELSLSAKEDSPQPAVEQFLHLHTRLSKAHLFADSLSKILSHDPDNEESPPEEALKVTSDGHKQAVSWVNAALATNLASFTVYRKPGSLSPVASSAPSPISKTSTGNQPVIVLETSAKNTSAAPKALSKPRQTSNSKNALAGALRKPNDGVAVVQSMRSSPAIEWAKGDGLDEAAELSEKLQLESQDWFLGFVERFLDYDVDTSALSDNGQIAGMLSQLKSVNDWLDEIGSSKEEETIDRIRKKIYECLLTHVESAAAAHNSPTKEEAKGRR comes from the exons ATGGCAACTTTAATCCCCGGGGTTTTGCTAAAGCTACTTCAGCACGTGAACACGGACGTCAAGGTCGCCGGGGAGCACCGCTCTTCGCTGCTGCAGGTCGTCAGCATCGTCCCTGCGCTCGCCGCCGGCGAGCTCTTCCCCAATCAAGGGTTTTACCTTAAGGTATCCGACTCCTCACACGCTGCTTACGTGTCTTTGCCTGATGAGCATGATGATCTAATTCTTAGCGATAAGATTCAATTGGGTCAGTTTGTTCATGTTGAGAGGCTCGAGGCCGCCTCCCCTGTGCCCATTCTGAGAGGCGTTAGGCCGGTGCCGGGCCGCCACCCGTGTGTAGGAACCCCTGAGGATATAGCTGCCACTCACTCTTTAGGATTCTTGAACAATGATGGCAATCCATCCCCTCCTTCTAGATCAACAGATAAGAGTAGATCAGAGCACAACTTTTTGGGCAATGTAGGGAAATTGAATCCTTCGCCATTGAGTGCTGGTTTGAAGGAGGATAAGAGGGCTCGTGGATTGGCTCGATCCAAGTCTCAGCTGTCGAAGCTTTCTTTGTCTGTGGATATGAAGAGGGAGCGTGTTGGTGGTAAGTTGAAGTCCTCGGTGTCAAGGTCGATACCCTCGTCTCCAACTAGCTGCTACTCGCTGCCGACGTCTTTTGAGAAGTTCTCTAGTGGTGTTAGGAATCATGCGAAGATCAAGGGGCTGGAGAGGTTGGAGAAGGAAAGTGGTGTTTTGGGGTCGAAGGAAAAGCCTAGCCCTCTTCGTGGGGCATATTCGAGTGGGAAGAAGGTCTCTAGTGGGAACTTGATGAAGAATATCGTTCAAGGACTTGAATTGGGGCCGAAAGTATTGAGAAAAAGCTGGGAAGGGAATATGGATGCCAAGAGTAGGGAGAGCCCCAGATTGAAAGTTTACAGGCAGGAAATTAGGCCAGATGTAAGAAGTAACTCA GCACCAAGAAAATCAGTGAGCGAGAGATCACCATCTAAAGAAGACAGCAAGCCTTCAAAATCTACCAAAGATGAAAGCAACGTTAATGCATCTGTCAAGAAGGCTTCTGTCAATGGGGATGTACCTGGTGCTGTTAAGGCATCTGCACGAATTTCTATGGGAAAGAATTTATCTTTAGAAGTTGCTAAGAATGGACTGCCAGGAAATTTGGTCAAGGTTTCTGTTAGTAATCGGCGACTGACAGATGCAAATGTTTCGTGGGCCTCACTGCCATCTTCTCTTGCAAAGCTTGGGAAG GAAGTCTTGAAGCACAGGGATTCAGCTCAGACTGCTGCTGTAGAAGCAATGCAAGAGGCTTCAATTGCTGAGACTCTGCTTCAATGTTTAAG CACATATTCTGAGTTGAGTTTGTCTGCCAAAGAAGATAGCCCACAGCCTGCAGTGGAGCAGTTTTTACATCTGCATACACGGCTGAGCAAAGCGCACCTTTTTGCAGATTCTTTatcgaaaattctctctcacgATCCAGATAACGAAGAAAGTCCACCTGAAGAGGCATTAAAGGTGACTTCAGATGGGCATAAACAAGCTGTATCTTGGGTTAATGCTGCATTAGCtaccaatttggcttccttcaCGGTGTACAGAAAACCAGGCAGCCTCAGCCCGGTTGCATCATCGGCTCCCTCTCCAATTTCAAAGACAAGTACAGGTAACCAACCTGTAATAGTCCTTGAAACCTCTGCTAAGAATACATCAGCAGCTCCAAAGGCACTTTCAAAACCCAGGCAGACATCAAATTCCAAGAATGCTTTAGCTGGGGCTCTGCGCAAGCCGAATGACGGGGTGGCTGTCGTTCAGAGCATGAGAAGTTCGCCTGCGATAGAGTGGGCTAAAGGAGATGGCCTTGATGAGGCTGCAGAGCTCTCTGAGAAGCTGCAGTTGGAGTCCCAAGATTGGTTCTTGGGATTTGTGGAGAGATTCTTGGATTATGATGTGGACACGTCGGCTTTGTCAGATAATGGTCAGATAGCTGGAATGTTGAGTCAGCTGAAGAGTGTTAATGACTGGTTAGATGAAATAGGATCAAGTAAGGAGGAAGAGACGATTGATCGGATACGAAAGAAGATATATGAGTGTCTCCTGACACATGTGGAGTCTGCAGCAGCGGCACACAACTCTCCAACAAAAGAAGAAGCAAAAGGAAGAAGGTGA
- the LOC121753612 gene encoding RHOMBOID-like protein 13, which yields MGKPLIYEIWEKPATSCVIAICSLIWFYIQKKGIGYSHVGLNYDTALEGHHWRIITSAFSHISILHLVFNMSALWSLGIIEQLGNLGLGVEYYLHYTMLLVVLSGLLVLGMYHILINKFRIDYFRRVTAVGYSCVVFGWMTILSTKQPSSKLELFGFLSLPISFAPFESLVFTSIIVPQASFIGHLSGIIVGYAIAWGVIHGMTNYWAVSMLGWIVLVFIFSLKKSGKYNFSFLKIESVEDSSLPSVRFLSSGNGRTLRMSASDGVLNLV from the coding sequence ATGGGGAAACCCTTAATCTATGAGATTTGGGAAAAACCAGCAACGAGTTGTGTAATTGCGATATGCAGTTTGATTTGGTTCTATATTCAGAAAAAGGGGATTGGGTATTCACATGTGGGATTGAACTACGACACTGCATTGGAGGGCCATCATTGGCGGATAATCACATCTGCATTCTCTCATATTAGCATCCTTCATCTTGTTTTCAATATGAGTGCCCTCTGGAGTTTGGGGATTATAGAGCAGTTAGGGAATTTAGGGCTTGGTGTCGAATACTATCTTCATTACACGATGTTGCTGGTTGTGCTCTCGGGGCTGCTAGTTCTCGGTATGTACCACATTCTGATCAATAAGTTCAGGATTGATTACTTCCGGAGAGTGACTGCTGTTGGATACTCATGTGTTGTTTTCGGGTGGATGACTATACTGTCGACAAAGCAGCCCTCTTCGAAGCTGGAGCTTTTCGGCTTCCTCTCCCTTCCTATCAGTTTCGCACCTTTTGAGTCCCTCGTCTTCACGTCTATAATTGTGCCACAAGCAAGTTTTATTGGCCATTTATCTGGGATCATCGTTGGGTACGCCATTGCCTGGGGCGTGATACACGGGATGACCAACTACTGGGCTGTATCGATGTTGGGATGGATTGttcttgttttcatttttagtttgaaaAAGTCCGGTAAGTACAACTTCAGCTTTCTCAAGATTGAATCAGTGGAAGATTCTTCCTTACCATCTGTGCGGTTTCTCTCTTCTGGAAATGGTAGAACCCTGCGGATGAGTGCCTCTGATGGTGTTTTGAATCTTGTGTAG